The sequence AGCTACCTGACCTTTGGCCTGTTCGACTGATCGCCCTGTCGCAGCCTGCCGAATCCGGCAGGCCCTCACGGCTTAGCCAGGAAGTAGAAATATGGGGCTGTTTCGTCTGTTGTTCTGGATCATCCTGATCGCTGCCGCCATCTGGCTATGGCGTCGCCTGACCAACAAACCGACATCGACCGGCAAGACGCAACAGACCACCGTGACCATGGTCCGCTGTGCCGAATGCGGCGTGCACCTGCCTCGGGAACAGGCGCTGCAGCGTCATGACCACTGGTACTGCAGCCAGGCGCATCTGGACCAGGGCAGCGCTTCGGGTGGCCACTGAGAGCCTGACGTTTCTCGGTCACCAGGGCCGGCGAATCCTCCGGCTCTATCACCTCTATCGCGTCGCGATCGGCCTGGTGCTGGTACTGCTCATCAGCAGCGACCTGCACAACGACCTGATGCACATGAGCAACCCGGCGGCGTTTCACTACGGCGCCTGGCTGTACCTGATTCTCAACATCCTCGTCGCGGTACTGCTGCAGAATCCCAAGCGCGAACTACCGGTGCTGGCCCTTGCCCTGCTGGATGTGACCCTGCTGGCGGCCCTGTTCTATTTTGCCGGCGGCACGCCAAGCGGAATCGGCAACCTGCTGATTGTCGCAGTCGCCATTGCCAATATCCTGCTGCATGGCCGCATCGGCTTCTTCATCGCCGCAGTCGCCGCTACCGGCCTCATCTACCTGACGTTCTATCTCAACCTCAGCGATAGCGCCGCAAGCAGTCAGTATGTTCAGGCTGCGGCACTCGGCACGCTTTGCTTTGCCGCCGCGCTGCTGGTGCAAGGGCTGACGAGGCGACTACAGGTCAGCGAGAGCCTGGCACGTCAGCGCGCCGAGGAAGTCGCCAATCTCGAAGCCTTGAACGCTCAGATCCTGCAGCGAATGCGCACCGGAATCCTCGTGCTCGATCCGCAGGAACGCGTACTGCTTGCCAATCAGGGCGCGCTGGAATTGCTTGGTCAACAAGACCTGACCGGCGAACGCCTGGCCCCTCGCTGCCCCGACCTGCTCAAGGCCTTGCAGCAATGGCGCGATAACCCAACCCTGCGGCCACGCAACTTCAAGGCAATACCGGACGGCGCCACGCTGCAGCCGAGTTTCGCCATGCTGCAGCATGGCGTGAAGCAGGACACGCTGGTTTTCCTCGAGGACATCTCGCAGATCACGCAGAAGGCGCAGCAGCTCAAACTCGCGTCCCTCGGCCGACTGACCGCCAGCATCGCCCACGAGATCCGCAATCCCCTTGGCGCCATCAGCCACGCCGCGCAGCTTTTGCAGGAGTCCGAAGCACTGGACGCCGCTGACTTGCGCCTTACGCAAATCATCCAGGATCACTCGCGGCGCATGAATCTGGTCATCGAGAACGTGCTGCAGCTCTCGCGCCGTCGCCAGGCCGAACCACAACTACTCGACCTGAAATACTGGATTCATCGATTCGCCAGCGAGTTTCGCGAAAGCCTACCTGCCAATCAGCGCCTGCACGTGGAAACCCAGGGCAGCTCGCTGCAGACCCGCATGGACCCCAACCAGCTCATCCAGGTATTGACCAACCTGGTGCAGAACGGCCTGCGCTACAGCGGCCAGCAGCATCAGCAGGCTCAGGTATGGCTGCGCGTGTTTCGCGACGAGACCAGCGACCTGCCGGTGCTCGAGATACTCGACGACGGCCCGGGAGTGGCACCCGAACAACTGCAGAATATCTTCGAGCCATTCTTCACCACCGAAAGCAAGGGCACCGGCCTGGGCCTGTATATTTCCCGCGAGCTCTGCGAAAGCAATCAGGCGCGTCTGGACTATCGTCAACGAGATGAAGGCGGCAGTTGTTTCCGCATCGTCTTCGCTCACCCACGCAAGCTGGGCTGAGGCCAACCGAGGGGCAACAGGTCACACATCGACCACCGTGGCGGTACAAATCACGCCCGGCGGCGTTAACATTGCGGCCCGCGCCATCCATCGTCAGCTAAAAGACCAAGACCATGACCGCCCGCCAGAAAGCGTTGATTATCGATGACGAACCCGATATCAGGGAACTCCTGGAGATCACCCTCGGGCGCATGAAGCTCGACACCCGCAGCGCCCGCAACCTCAAGGAAGCACGCGAGTGTCTGGCGCGTGAGCACTACGATCTCTGCCTCACCGACATGCGCCTGCCCGATGGCTGCGGGCTGGAGCTGGTGCAATTCATCCAGCAGCAATACCCGCAATTGCCCGTAGCGATGATCACCGCCTACGGTAGCCTCGACACCGCGATCGGCGCGCTCAAGGCCGGTGCTTTCGATTTCCTGACCAAGCCGGTGGATCTGGGCCGTCTGCGCGAGCTGGTGAATACCGCGCTCCGGCTTCGCAGCCCGAACCCCAACGCGTTATCGGTCGACAACCGCTTGCTCGGCGCGTCGCCGCCGATGAACCTGCTGCGCAAACAGATCGGCAAACTGGCGCGCAGCCAGGCACCGGTCTATATCAGCGGCGAATCCGGCAGCGGCAAGGAGCTGGTGGCGCGACTGATCCACGAACAAGGGCCACGCCACGAGCGGCCCTTCGTTCCGGTCAACTGCGGCGCAATCCCTTCGGAGTTGATGGAAAGCGAGTTCTTCGGACACAAGAAGGGCAGTTTCACCGGTGCCATGGAAGACAAACCGGGACTGTTCCAGGCGGCCAACGGCGGCACCTTGTTCCTCGACGAAGTAGCCGACCTTCCCCTGCCGATGCAGGTCAAGTTGCTCCGAGCGATCCAGGAAAAGGCTGTGCGTGCGGTCGGGGGCGCCAAGGAGGTGGTGGTCGATGTGCGGATTCTCTGCGCCACCCACAAAGACCTCGCCAGCGAAGTCACCGCGGGCCGTTTTCGCCAGGACCTCTACTACCGCTTGAACGTCATCGAGCTGCGCGTGCCACCCCTGCGTGAACGTCGCGAAGACATCGCGCAGCTGGCCGACGTCATGCTTCATCGCCTCGCCAGCGATTGTGGCGATACCGCAGCGCGGCTGCATCCCGATGCGTTGGCGAAGCTGCAAAGCTACCGGTTCCCGGGCAACGTACGCGAGCTGGAAAACATGCTGGAGCGCGCCTACACGCTCTGCGAGGGTGAGGAGATCAAACCCAGCGACCTGCGCCTCTCTGACGCGCCGGGCATACCGGAGCATGGCGAAGCGAGTCTGGCGCAGATCGACAATCTGGAAGATCACCTCGAAGAGGTAGAGCGCAAGCTGATCATGCAGGCGCTGGAAGAAACACGCTGGAACCGCACCGCCGCCGCTCAGCGGCTGGGTCTGTCGTTCCGTTCCATGCGTTATCGCCTGAAGAAACTCGGGCTGGATTGAGCAAGGCTGGAGGCCGTCCAGTGTACGAGCCCCAGCCAGACGCTCTTCAAGCCGCCCTCACTCGCCCAGCTTTCCAGCCTTCAGCGCTTCGATCGTCTTCCCGTCTCACCCCTGCGTCAGCAGATTGCGCAAATCGATGATCGCCGCGTTGGCACGCGAAATGTAGTTGGCCATCACCAGCGAATGGTTGGCCAGCACGCCATAACCGCTGCCGTTCAGCACCATCGGGCTCCACAGGGGTTCCTGCGCCGCTTCAAGCTCGCGAATGATCTGCCGCACACTGATCGCCGCGTTCTTCTTCGCCAGCACGTCGGCGAAATCCACCTCGATCGCGCGCAACAGATGGGACAGGGCCCACGCTTGCCCTCGCGCTTCATAGAAGACGTTGTCGATCTGCAACCACGACGTCTCGACACGCTCCTCCTCGAGCACCTGCTGGCCGCGCTCTGGCGCCTGCTCCGGGGCTGCGCCCTGGGTATCCAGACGTACTCGGCCGACACTGGCCGACAGCCGCTGCGATAGCGAACCCAGCCGCGTACCCACATCACCCAACCAGTTATTGAGGTTGTCGGCGCGCGAGTAGAACTGCGCCTTGGGCGCCGGATCGCTCAAACGCGCGAGGTAACGATCCAGGTAGCGAATACCGTTACGGTATTCCGACTCACTGGCAGGCAATGCCCAGCTACGATTGTCGAAATTGAACAACGGCTCGGCTTTCGACAGATCGGCATCCTCGGTCGACTGCGACTGAGACCGGGCGAAATCCTTGCGCAGCGCACGGCTGAGATCGCGCACCTGAACCAGCACGCCGTATTCCCAGCTGGGCATGTTATCCAGCCACAGGCCGGGAGGAGCGACGTCATTGGTCAGATAGCCGCCCGGCTTGTCCAGCAGCGTGCTGGCCACGCGCTTGAGCGTCTCAACAGTCGTGTAACCGTTGACGATCTGCCGCTGCGAACCATCGGCCGCCTGGCGCACGTGCTGCTGAACAGCAAAGCGGTCTGGCTCGGAACTCCAATACCAGCCAATCAGCAGCGCCACCAGCAGATAGAGCCCGACCACCACAGCCAGCGCCAGTACCAGCGGATTGCGACCCGCCCCTTCCGCTCTGGCGGTGTTTCCCGACGAGCCGAGGCGGCCAAGGCGGTTCTTCCAATCCAACATGAGCATCAGTCCTTCTTTCGGAATTCAAGATTTCGACCACCGGCACTGAAAGGCGTCGCGGCCTGTGAACCACTATAACGCAGCTGGTCCTCGGCGAGCCTCATAATGAGAACCAGGCCGCCTATACAGTGCCTTCGCAACGGCCATAACAGTGGTAGCATGAGGCCACTACGCAGCCTCTGAACGCACTGTGCAGCGGGCCAGGGAACCGGACATGTCGGATCAGGAAGAACTGAAGCAACACTTCGCGCAAAGAGTCATTCACCAGGCACGTGAGGTGCTCGAGGTCTGGCAGCAGCTGCAACGCAGCGAGTGGAACGACAGCTATCGCACCGCGCTCGCCGATGCCAATCAGCGCTTGCGGCGCTTCGCCGAACGCTTCGACCAGGCCGAGCATCGGCAGCTCGCCATGGGCATCGACGACTGCCTGGTCGACATCAACGACAACCGCGGGCGCCTGTCGAGCCACACCATCGCCACGCTCAGCCAACTGGTCTACCGGCTCGCGCGCACCGGCCTCAATCATGGAGACCCGCGCGGGCAATCCGGTTACGTCCCGCCGCTGAGCAAACCCGTGTACATCGCGCTGCAAGACCATGAGCGAGCCAGCCACGTGGTGCGCCAGCTCGAATTCTTCAGCATGACGGCACGGGCATTCGCCACCGACAGCGAGTTCCGCGCGGCCATGTATGAACGCCACCCGGCCGCCCTGGTCATGGACGTAGATTTCAACGGTCCCGGTGAAGGCCTGAAACTCGCCGAACGCGTGCAGCAAGGACTCGAAGACAAGCTGCCGTTGATTTTCTTCAGCCATGCGGAGACGGACACGCCCATGCGCCTGGCCGCCGTACGGGCCGGAGGGCTGGAATTTTTCACCGGCGCGCTCGACGCATCCAGCCTGCTGGAGAAGATCGAAATCTTCACCCGCACCGCTCATTACGAGCCCTTTCGGGTGCTCATCATCGACGACTCGCGCGCCCAGGCGACGCATACCGAACGGGTCCTGAACAACGCCGGCATAATCACCCGGACGCTCAACGAGCCGATCCAGGCCATCACCTACCTGGCTGACTTCCAGCCGGACCTGATCATCCTCGACATGTACATGCCCGAGTGCATGGGCACCGAGCTGGCCAAGGTCATCCGCCAGCATGAGCGCTATGTGAGCGTACCGATCATCTATCTGTCGGCCGAGGACGACCTGGACAAACAGCTGGATGCGATGAACGAAGGGGGCGATGACTTCCTGACCAAGCCGATCAAGCCCAGCCACCTGATCGCCACGGTCCGCACCCGCGCCGAGCGAGCCCGCAACCTGAAGGCCAGAATCGTGCGCGATAGCCTCACGGGGCTCTACAACCATACGCACAGCCTGCAATTGCTCGAAGACGCCAGTTCGCGAGCACGCCGCGACGGCCGCTCTCTCTGTTTCGCCATGATCGATATCGATCACTTCAAAAAGGTCAACGACACCTACGGGCACCCCATGGGCGACCGCGTGATCAAAAGCCTCGCCCTATTCCTCAAGCAGCGCCTGCGCAAGACCGACCATATCGGCCGCTATGGCGGCGAGGAGTTCGCGGTGGTGCTGCCCGATACCTGTGCGCGAGATGCCGTGAAGGTCCTTGACGAAATACGCCAGCGCTTCGCCGAGATCCGCTATCCAGCGCAACCGGCCGATCTCTCCTGTACCTTCAGCTGCGGCATCGCCGAACTCGCCCCCGATACCGATATCAAGTCGCTGACCCAACAGGCAGACGAAGCGCTCTATCGCGCCAAGCACGGCGGCCGTAACCGCGTCGAGCGGTACACCCTGTCACAGGAGTGACATCAGATAGCCATATATTGCTGACCTCCACATTGCCCGGAGGTCAGGATGCGCCTGAAGTCGCTAACCACGCTCAACACCTTGCTGCTCGTGACCATCTGTCTCGCGCTCGGCGCCACGCTGTGGTGGTCGGAACAGGCGTTGGGGCGCCCCTATGCGCTGATGGAGCGTTACCTCAACCTCTCCCAACGCTTCCAAACCGAGGTCGCGAGCAATATCCAGGGC comes from Stutzerimonas stutzeri and encodes:
- a CDS encoding PP0621 family protein, giving the protein MGLFRLLFWIILIAAAIWLWRRLTNKPTSTGKTQQTTVTMVRCAECGVHLPREQALQRHDHWYCSQAHLDQGSASGGH
- a CDS encoding sensor histidine kinase → MATESLTFLGHQGRRILRLYHLYRVAIGLVLVLLISSDLHNDLMHMSNPAAFHYGAWLYLILNILVAVLLQNPKRELPVLALALLDVTLLAALFYFAGGTPSGIGNLLIVAVAIANILLHGRIGFFIAAVAATGLIYLTFYLNLSDSAASSQYVQAAALGTLCFAAALLVQGLTRRLQVSESLARQRAEEVANLEALNAQILQRMRTGILVLDPQERVLLANQGALELLGQQDLTGERLAPRCPDLLKALQQWRDNPTLRPRNFKAIPDGATLQPSFAMLQHGVKQDTLVFLEDISQITQKAQQLKLASLGRLTASIAHEIRNPLGAISHAAQLLQESEALDAADLRLTQIIQDHSRRMNLVIENVLQLSRRRQAEPQLLDLKYWIHRFASEFRESLPANQRLHVETQGSSLQTRMDPNQLIQVLTNLVQNGLRYSGQQHQQAQVWLRVFRDETSDLPVLEILDDGPGVAPEQLQNIFEPFFTTESKGTGLGLYISRELCESNQARLDYRQRDEGGSCFRIVFAHPRKLG
- a CDS encoding sigma-54-dependent transcriptional regulator; this encodes MTARQKALIIDDEPDIRELLEITLGRMKLDTRSARNLKEARECLAREHYDLCLTDMRLPDGCGLELVQFIQQQYPQLPVAMITAYGSLDTAIGALKAGAFDFLTKPVDLGRLRELVNTALRLRSPNPNALSVDNRLLGASPPMNLLRKQIGKLARSQAPVYISGESGSGKELVARLIHEQGPRHERPFVPVNCGAIPSELMESEFFGHKKGSFTGAMEDKPGLFQAANGGTLFLDEVADLPLPMQVKLLRAIQEKAVRAVGGAKEVVVDVRILCATHKDLASEVTAGRFRQDLYYRLNVIELRVPPLRERREDIAQLADVMLHRLASDCGDTAARLHPDALAKLQSYRFPGNVRELENMLERAYTLCEGEEIKPSDLRLSDAPGIPEHGEASLAQIDNLEDHLEEVERKLIMQALEETRWNRTAAAQRLGLSFRSMRYRLKKLGLD
- a CDS encoding DUF2333 family protein, yielding MLDWKNRLGRLGSSGNTARAEGAGRNPLVLALAVVVGLYLLVALLIGWYWSSEPDRFAVQQHVRQAADGSQRQIVNGYTTVETLKRVASTLLDKPGGYLTNDVAPPGLWLDNMPSWEYGVLVQVRDLSRALRKDFARSQSQSTEDADLSKAEPLFNFDNRSWALPASESEYRNGIRYLDRYLARLSDPAPKAQFYSRADNLNNWLGDVGTRLGSLSQRLSASVGRVRLDTQGAAPEQAPERGQQVLEEERVETSWLQIDNVFYEARGQAWALSHLLRAIEVDFADVLAKKNAAISVRQIIRELEAAQEPLWSPMVLNGSGYGVLANHSLVMANYISRANAAIIDLRNLLTQG
- a CDS encoding response regulator, producing the protein MSDQEELKQHFAQRVIHQAREVLEVWQQLQRSEWNDSYRTALADANQRLRRFAERFDQAEHRQLAMGIDDCLVDINDNRGRLSSHTIATLSQLVYRLARTGLNHGDPRGQSGYVPPLSKPVYIALQDHERASHVVRQLEFFSMTARAFATDSEFRAAMYERHPAALVMDVDFNGPGEGLKLAERVQQGLEDKLPLIFFSHAETDTPMRLAAVRAGGLEFFTGALDASSLLEKIEIFTRTAHYEPFRVLIIDDSRAQATHTERVLNNAGIITRTLNEPIQAITYLADFQPDLIILDMYMPECMGTELAKVIRQHERYVSVPIIYLSAEDDLDKQLDAMNEGGDDFLTKPIKPSHLIATVRTRAERARNLKARIVRDSLTGLYNHTHSLQLLEDASSRARRDGRSLCFAMIDIDHFKKVNDTYGHPMGDRVIKSLALFLKQRLRKTDHIGRYGGEEFAVVLPDTCARDAVKVLDEIRQRFAEIRYPAQPADLSCTFSCGIAELAPDTDIKSLTQQADEALYRAKHGGRNRVERYTLSQE